The following coding sequences lie in one Arachis ipaensis cultivar K30076 chromosome B05, Araip1.1, whole genome shotgun sequence genomic window:
- the LOC107642814 gene encoding uncharacterized protein LOC107642814 produces the protein MAFIISRGESTFSETEKSSLEEHLEGKDSAIVDKISSELQLKSSLSSKASSQSLSKQAVLQRIRQRKLLNKIKSTVEGFTSSSEGNTATEQRWLQQEDSFSAP, from the coding sequence ATGGCTTTCATTATTTCCAGAGGTGAATCTACTTTCTCAGAGACTGAGAAATCAAGTCTTGAAGAACACTTAGAGGGCAAGGACTCTGCAATAGTGGACAAAATCTCATCCGAGCTCCAGTTGAAGTCATCTTTGTCATCCAAGGCCTCATCTCAAAGCCTGAGCAAACAAGCTGTTCTTCAGCGCATCCGTCAGCGAAAGCTGCTTAACAAAATCAAAAGCACTGTTGAAGGTTTTACCAGCAGCTCCGAAGGCAATACGGCCACGGAGCAGAGGTGGCTCCAGCAAGAAGACTCTTTCTCTGCACCTTGA
- the LOC107642813 gene encoding uncharacterized protein LOC107642813, which translates to MFDREDSDSDAPEEFTALQGIQQDEEIRKIQKESKARVAREGKERRRKWAEKLTPRQSKESKDAAQGEEDDVSGSEPQHNSNPASGFLPDDIVKMLAAREKQVFLPDSDEEKEKEKAKTKLATSKKRKSKNSGLEPVILSELGPPQCLQGALEFLKKRKMSVQRSSSSLNNSNRAFRLLSKSGVILQK; encoded by the exons GGTATACAACAAGACGAGGAGATTCgcaaaattcaaaaagaaagtaAAGCTAG GGTTGCTCGCGAAGGGAAAGAACGTAGGAGGAAATGGGCTGAGAAATTAACACCTCGACAATCCAAAGAAAGTAAGGATGCTGCTCAAGGTGAAGAAGATGATGTATCAGGTTCTGAGCCTCAGCATAATTCAAATCCAGCTTCAGGGTTTCTTCCAGATGACATAGTGAAAATGCTGGCAGCTCGTGAGAA ACAAGTTTTCTTGCCTGACTCTgatgaggagaaggagaaggagaaggctaAAACAAAGCTTGCCACTTCAAAGAAGAGGAAATCAAAGAACTCAGG TTTGGAACCTGTTATTTTGAGCGAACTAGGCCCTCCTCAATGTTTACAGGGTGCCTTAGAGttcttgaaaaaaagaaaaatgtcagTCCAGAGATCGTCCTCTTCATTGAACAATTCCAACAGAGCATTTCGGCTCCTTTCTAAGTCTGGTGTGATATTACAGAAGTGA